Proteins found in one Hevea brasiliensis isolate MT/VB/25A 57/8 chromosome 18, ASM3005281v1, whole genome shotgun sequence genomic segment:
- the LOC110645812 gene encoding uncharacterized protein LOC110645812 isoform X2, with the protein MAKTAKGAGSDKKAKKKNKKNKKSGPSTVAMKLKTPKDNPFETIWSRRKFDILGKKRGKGEERRIGLARSLAIDKRKKTLLKEFEQSGKSSVFVDKRIGEKNDELGEFDKAIMRSQRERQLKLSKKSKYNLSDGEEEDLEIQGFGPLLERDDFDDEMLSDDDKDDAEADETRRKSANLKQLNDHDTPNQVEQGMVEGEENKHKTKKEVMEEVILKSKFFKAQKAKDKEENEKLMEELDKSFTSLVQSKVLLSLTEPGKMNALKALVNQSIPNEHLKKDDLLVTQKPEAFSQGKPDSYDKLVKEMSLDIRAYPSDRTKTPEEIAQEERERLERLEEERQKRMLATNDSSDEENDDIEMPLTQRPRSISGDDLGDSFSFHEEPKARKGWVDEILERRDVDGSDNEDDNSSEDSESAEDDGDNEGSDESDNSEDKDESDKTLSLKDWEQSDDDNLGTDLEGDEEEYNDKLDDEDEAIEPRGYKKSKKNDNVETREGNGESLAAKNIKQCSTEKEIPFLIEAPKSFEELCALLDNCSNANVMVVINRIRASNAIKLAAENRKKMQVFYGVLLQYFAVLANRKPLNFELLNFLVKPLIEMSMEIPYFSAICARQRILHTRTQFCESLKNSENGCWPSMKTLCLLRLWSMIFPCSDLRHVVMTPAILLMCEYLMRCPIMSGRDIAVGSFLCSMVLSVVKQSKKFCPEAIMFLQSLLMAAIERKQASYHESQFYHLVELKALGPVLFIRHCVNEISPLNFFMIMDMPEDSAFLSSDNFRASVLVTVIETLQGYVDVYEGLNSFPEIFLPISTLLLQVAKQEHLPAALQDKYKNVAELIKKKAEQYTQRLPLQMRKKKPLPIKLLTPKFEENFVKGRDYDPDRERAEGRKLKKQLKREAKGAARELRKDNYFLYEVKEKEKALMEEERAEKYGQSRAFLQEQEHAFKSGQLGKGSKRRR; encoded by the exons ATGGCGAAGACAGCGAAAGGAGCCGGCAGTGACAAGAAAGccaagaagaagaacaagaagaacAAAAAGTCTGGTCCAAGCACCGTGGCAATGAAGCTCAAGACTCCAAAAGACAACCCTTTCGAGACCATTTGGTCCCGCCGCAAATTCGATATCCTCGGCAAGAAAAGGGGCAAGGGCGAAGAACGCCGTATCGGCCTCGCACGATCCCTCGCTATCGACAAG AGGAAAAAGACGCTGCTGAAGGAGTTCGAGCAAAGCGGGAAGTCGTCGGTGTTCGTCGACAAACGAATCGGGGAGAAGAATGATGAGCTCGGAGAGTTTGATAAGGCAATTATGCGGTCCCAGCGCGAGCGTCAG TTGAAATTAAGCAAGAAGAGCAAGTATAACTTATCAGACGGGGAAGAAGAGGATTTAGAAATTCAGGGCTTTGGTCCCCTTCTAGAGCGGGATGATTTTGACGATGAAATGCTGTCTGATGATGATAAAGATGATGCAGAAGCAGATGAAACAAGAA GGAAGTCAGCCAACTTAAAGCAACTTAATGACCATGATACACCAAATCAAGTAGAGCAGGGCATGGTGGAAGGGGAAGAAAAT AAGCACAAAACCAAGAAGGAAGTAATGGAGGAGGTTATTTTGAAGAGCAAGTTCTTCAAG GCTCAAAAAGCAAAAGACAAGGAAGAAAATGAAAAGTTGATGGAAGAATTGGATAAAAGCTTCACATCTTTAGTACAGTCTAAGGTCTTGTTATCTTTGACTGAACCTGGCAAGATGAATGCCTTGAAGGCGCTTGTGAATCAGAGCATTCCTAATGAGCATTTGAAGAAGGATGATTTATTAGTTACTCAAAAACCAGAAGCTTTTAGTCAG GGAAAACCTGATTCTTATGATAAACTTGTCAAAGAGATGTCATTGGATATTCGTGCTTATCCATCAGACAGGACAAAGACACCAGAGGAGATTGCCCAGGAGGAGAGAGAACGACTAGAGCGATTAGAG GAAGAGCGACAGAAACGGATGCTTGCAACTAATGATTCAAGTGATGAGGAGAATGATGATATTGAAATGCCATTGACCCAGAGGCCAAGGTCAATATCTGGGGATGATCTAGGTGATTCCTTTTCTTTCCATGAAGAGCCTAAGGCTAGAAAGGGCTGGGTTGATGAGATTCTTGAACGAAGGGATGTGGATGGCTCTGACAACGAGGATGATAATTCTTCTGAAGATTCAGAAAGTGCTGAAGATGATGGTGATAATGAAGGATCTGATGAAAGTGATAATAGTGAAGACAAGGATGAAAGTGATAAAACTCTGTCGTTGAAGGACTGGGAGCAGAGTGATGATGATAATCTTGGAACAGATTTGGAAGGTGATGAAGAAGAGTACAATGACAAGCTTGATGATGAAGATGAAGCAATAGAGCCCAGAGGCTACAAGAAGTCAAAGAAAAATGACAATGTTGAGACTAGAGAAGGAAACGGCGAATCTTTGGCTGCAAAGAACATAAAGCAGTGTTCAACTGAAAAAGAAATTCCCTTTTTAATTGAAGCCCCAAAGAGCTTTGAAGAACTGTGTGCATTATTGGATAATTGTTctaatgctaatgttatggtaGTAATCAATCGAATTCGGGCAAGCAATGCTATAAAACTTGCTGCTGAAAATCGGAAGAAAATGCAA GTATTTTATGGTGTATTATTGCAGTATTTTGCTGTCTTAGCAAATAGAAAGCCATTGAACTTTGAGTTGTTAAATTTTCTGGTTAAGCCACTGATAGAGATGAGCATGGAGATTCCATACTTTTCTGCAATATGTGCTCGTCAGCGGATCTTGCATACTCGAACACAATTTTGTGAATCTCTTAAGAATTCAG AGAATGGTTGTTGGCCTTCCATGAAAACATTGTGTCTCTTGAGGTTGTGGTCAATGATTTTTCCATGCTCTGACTTACGTCATGTTGTCATGACCCCAGCAATATTATTGATGTGTGAATATCTGATGCGTTGCCCCATCATGTCGGGTCGTGATATTGCAGTTGGTTCTTTCTTATGCTCTATGGTTCTCTCT GTCGTTAAACAATCTAAGAAATTCTGTCCTGAAGCCATAATGTTTCTCCAATCACTGCTAATGGCAGCTATTGAAAGAAAACAAGCATCTTATCATGAATCTCAG TTTTATCATCTTGTGGAACTAAAAGCACTTGGGCCCGTGCTATTTATTCGCCATTGTGTAAATGAGATTAGTCCTCTGAATTTCTTTATGATAATGGACATGCCAGAGGACTCTGCCTTTTTAAGTTCAGATAATTTCAG GGCTAGTGTGCTAGTTACTGTGATAGAAACTCTACAGGGATACGTTGATGTTTATGAAGGGCTGAATTCCTTCCCTGAAATATTCTTGCCAATTTCGACATTGTTACTTCAAGTGGCAAAACAGGAACACTTGCCAGCAGCATTACaagataaatataaaaatgttgctGAACTTATTAAGAAGAAAGCTGAACAATATACACAGCGGCTACCACTTCAAATGCGGAAGAAGAAGCCACTGCCCATCAAACTACTTACTCCAAAATTTGAGGAGAA CTTTGTTAAGGGTAGAGATTATGATCCAGATCGTGAACGGGCTGAAGGAAGAAAGTTAAAGAAACAACTAAAAAGAGAAGCTAAAGGGGCAGCTCGCGAACTGCGAAAGGACAATTATTTCTTATATGAAgtgaaggaaaaagaaaaagctttaatggaagaagaAAGAGCAGAGAAGTATGGACAGAGCAGGGCTTTCCTCCAAGAGCAAGAACATGCTTTCAAATCTGGACAGCTAGGAAAAGGCAGTAAGAGAAGAAGATGA
- the LOC110645812 gene encoding uncharacterized protein LOC110645812 isoform X1 — translation MAKTAKGAGSDKKAKKKNKKNKKSGPSTVAMKLKTPKDNPFETIWSRRKFDILGKKRGKGEERRIGLARSLAIDKRKKTLLKEFEQSGKSSVFVDKRIGEKNDELGEFDKAIMRSQRERQLKLSKKSKYNLSDGEEEDLEIQGFGPLLERDDFDDEMLSDDDKDDAEADETRRKSANLKQLNDHDTPNQVEQGMVEGEENKHKTKKEVMEEVILKSKFFKAQKAKDKEENEKLMEELDKSFTSLVQSKVLLSLTEPGKMNALKALVNQSIPNEHLKKDDLLVTQKPEAFSQQGKPDSYDKLVKEMSLDIRAYPSDRTKTPEEIAQEERERLERLEEERQKRMLATNDSSDEENDDIEMPLTQRPRSISGDDLGDSFSFHEEPKARKGWVDEILERRDVDGSDNEDDNSSEDSESAEDDGDNEGSDESDNSEDKDESDKTLSLKDWEQSDDDNLGTDLEGDEEEYNDKLDDEDEAIEPRGYKKSKKNDNVETREGNGESLAAKNIKQCSTEKEIPFLIEAPKSFEELCALLDNCSNANVMVVINRIRASNAIKLAAENRKKMQVFYGVLLQYFAVLANRKPLNFELLNFLVKPLIEMSMEIPYFSAICARQRILHTRTQFCESLKNSENGCWPSMKTLCLLRLWSMIFPCSDLRHVVMTPAILLMCEYLMRCPIMSGRDIAVGSFLCSMVLSVVKQSKKFCPEAIMFLQSLLMAAIERKQASYHESQFYHLVELKALGPVLFIRHCVNEISPLNFFMIMDMPEDSAFLSSDNFRASVLVTVIETLQGYVDVYEGLNSFPEIFLPISTLLLQVAKQEHLPAALQDKYKNVAELIKKKAEQYTQRLPLQMRKKKPLPIKLLTPKFEENFVKGRDYDPDRERAEGRKLKKQLKREAKGAARELRKDNYFLYEVKEKEKALMEEERAEKYGQSRAFLQEQEHAFKSGQLGKGSKRRR, via the exons ATGGCGAAGACAGCGAAAGGAGCCGGCAGTGACAAGAAAGccaagaagaagaacaagaagaacAAAAAGTCTGGTCCAAGCACCGTGGCAATGAAGCTCAAGACTCCAAAAGACAACCCTTTCGAGACCATTTGGTCCCGCCGCAAATTCGATATCCTCGGCAAGAAAAGGGGCAAGGGCGAAGAACGCCGTATCGGCCTCGCACGATCCCTCGCTATCGACAAG AGGAAAAAGACGCTGCTGAAGGAGTTCGAGCAAAGCGGGAAGTCGTCGGTGTTCGTCGACAAACGAATCGGGGAGAAGAATGATGAGCTCGGAGAGTTTGATAAGGCAATTATGCGGTCCCAGCGCGAGCGTCAG TTGAAATTAAGCAAGAAGAGCAAGTATAACTTATCAGACGGGGAAGAAGAGGATTTAGAAATTCAGGGCTTTGGTCCCCTTCTAGAGCGGGATGATTTTGACGATGAAATGCTGTCTGATGATGATAAAGATGATGCAGAAGCAGATGAAACAAGAA GGAAGTCAGCCAACTTAAAGCAACTTAATGACCATGATACACCAAATCAAGTAGAGCAGGGCATGGTGGAAGGGGAAGAAAAT AAGCACAAAACCAAGAAGGAAGTAATGGAGGAGGTTATTTTGAAGAGCAAGTTCTTCAAG GCTCAAAAAGCAAAAGACAAGGAAGAAAATGAAAAGTTGATGGAAGAATTGGATAAAAGCTTCACATCTTTAGTACAGTCTAAGGTCTTGTTATCTTTGACTGAACCTGGCAAGATGAATGCCTTGAAGGCGCTTGTGAATCAGAGCATTCCTAATGAGCATTTGAAGAAGGATGATTTATTAGTTACTCAAAAACCAGAAGCTTTTAGTCAG CAGGGAAAACCTGATTCTTATGATAAACTTGTCAAAGAGATGTCATTGGATATTCGTGCTTATCCATCAGACAGGACAAAGACACCAGAGGAGATTGCCCAGGAGGAGAGAGAACGACTAGAGCGATTAGAG GAAGAGCGACAGAAACGGATGCTTGCAACTAATGATTCAAGTGATGAGGAGAATGATGATATTGAAATGCCATTGACCCAGAGGCCAAGGTCAATATCTGGGGATGATCTAGGTGATTCCTTTTCTTTCCATGAAGAGCCTAAGGCTAGAAAGGGCTGGGTTGATGAGATTCTTGAACGAAGGGATGTGGATGGCTCTGACAACGAGGATGATAATTCTTCTGAAGATTCAGAAAGTGCTGAAGATGATGGTGATAATGAAGGATCTGATGAAAGTGATAATAGTGAAGACAAGGATGAAAGTGATAAAACTCTGTCGTTGAAGGACTGGGAGCAGAGTGATGATGATAATCTTGGAACAGATTTGGAAGGTGATGAAGAAGAGTACAATGACAAGCTTGATGATGAAGATGAAGCAATAGAGCCCAGAGGCTACAAGAAGTCAAAGAAAAATGACAATGTTGAGACTAGAGAAGGAAACGGCGAATCTTTGGCTGCAAAGAACATAAAGCAGTGTTCAACTGAAAAAGAAATTCCCTTTTTAATTGAAGCCCCAAAGAGCTTTGAAGAACTGTGTGCATTATTGGATAATTGTTctaatgctaatgttatggtaGTAATCAATCGAATTCGGGCAAGCAATGCTATAAAACTTGCTGCTGAAAATCGGAAGAAAATGCAA GTATTTTATGGTGTATTATTGCAGTATTTTGCTGTCTTAGCAAATAGAAAGCCATTGAACTTTGAGTTGTTAAATTTTCTGGTTAAGCCACTGATAGAGATGAGCATGGAGATTCCATACTTTTCTGCAATATGTGCTCGTCAGCGGATCTTGCATACTCGAACACAATTTTGTGAATCTCTTAAGAATTCAG AGAATGGTTGTTGGCCTTCCATGAAAACATTGTGTCTCTTGAGGTTGTGGTCAATGATTTTTCCATGCTCTGACTTACGTCATGTTGTCATGACCCCAGCAATATTATTGATGTGTGAATATCTGATGCGTTGCCCCATCATGTCGGGTCGTGATATTGCAGTTGGTTCTTTCTTATGCTCTATGGTTCTCTCT GTCGTTAAACAATCTAAGAAATTCTGTCCTGAAGCCATAATGTTTCTCCAATCACTGCTAATGGCAGCTATTGAAAGAAAACAAGCATCTTATCATGAATCTCAG TTTTATCATCTTGTGGAACTAAAAGCACTTGGGCCCGTGCTATTTATTCGCCATTGTGTAAATGAGATTAGTCCTCTGAATTTCTTTATGATAATGGACATGCCAGAGGACTCTGCCTTTTTAAGTTCAGATAATTTCAG GGCTAGTGTGCTAGTTACTGTGATAGAAACTCTACAGGGATACGTTGATGTTTATGAAGGGCTGAATTCCTTCCCTGAAATATTCTTGCCAATTTCGACATTGTTACTTCAAGTGGCAAAACAGGAACACTTGCCAGCAGCATTACaagataaatataaaaatgttgctGAACTTATTAAGAAGAAAGCTGAACAATATACACAGCGGCTACCACTTCAAATGCGGAAGAAGAAGCCACTGCCCATCAAACTACTTACTCCAAAATTTGAGGAGAA CTTTGTTAAGGGTAGAGATTATGATCCAGATCGTGAACGGGCTGAAGGAAGAAAGTTAAAGAAACAACTAAAAAGAGAAGCTAAAGGGGCAGCTCGCGAACTGCGAAAGGACAATTATTTCTTATATGAAgtgaaggaaaaagaaaaagctttaatggaagaagaAAGAGCAGAGAAGTATGGACAGAGCAGGGCTTTCCTCCAAGAGCAAGAACATGCTTTCAAATCTGGACAGCTAGGAAAAGGCAGTAAGAGAAGAAGATGA